The window CTGTGGGGCTTGATTCCGACTTCACGAACCGCAACACGACCATCATGACGTGGAACCTGCTCCACCTCGCACGGCTGCTGAAGGACAACGGCGGCATCCCGGCCTTCGGCAACCAGCCGCCCCGATGGGCCGAGGGTGAGCGCTTCGGCTACCCGCCGCCGAACTGACCGCCGCGCTGTGAGAACTCGACGGCCTTGGCCGGGACGGTCGCCGACCAGAGCAGCTCGAGTGCTGCCTCGACCAAGGGCCGCGGGCGCTTCCGGTCGCCGGTGGGACCAATCGTTGACCGCGTCAGTTGGTGGGTGACGAGCACCCGAGGGCCTGCTCTGTCAGCATGCCGGTGACCTCGAGGACGGCGGTGGCCGCCAGCGCGAGCACCGTTCCTGCCGCCGCCCATCTGTGCGGCCGCCGCTCGGCATCCCCCCGATCGACGACCCGGCGTTGGAGTCGGTCACTGGTCGCCACCGGGGGCGACGAGGAGCCCGTCGCCTACCCGCTGCGCCTGCTCCAAGACGAGCGGGGGATCCACGACGAGGTCGCCGACGGTCCGGCCGTGGTGTGGTGGACGCCGGGCACGGCCAGGCCGAACGCTTCCTCACCTACCTCACGACCGTGGCGAGCACCTTCCACGAATCCAGGCAGCTGCAGATCATGTTCGGCATTCACGGTGAGCGCTACCTCGCCGAACGCACCCTCGAGTGGCTCGACGGCTGGCGGGGCAGCCGTCCGCTGCGGACCGGCAACGGCGCCTGGGCGCAGCGCCAGCTGGACACCTACGGGGAGCTGCTGACCGCCGTCCACCGCCTCCGCGACCAGATCGGCGACCTCGACGACCTCGACCGACGGTTCCTGGTCGGCCTCGCCGACGCCGCCGCAGCCAGCTGGCAGCACACCGACCAGGGCATCTGGGAGACCCGCGGCGAACCGCGCCACTACCTGCACTCAAAGTTCGTGTGCTGGGTGGCGCTGGACCGCACCATCGAGCTCGCGCCGCTGCTCGGCGCCACCGACAGGGTCGCGTCGCGGACGACCACCCGCGCCCAGATCCGCACGGCCATCCTCGCCAGGGCTGGAACGCCCAGGTCGGCGCGTTCACCCAGGTTCTGGGTGGCTGCGAGCTGGACGCCTCCAGCCTGCTTTTCTCCCACGTCGGGTTCCTCCCACCCGACGATCCGCGGATGGTGGCCACGATCGAGGCGACCCAACGCGAGCTCACCGACGCGCACGGTCTGGTGTACCGCTACCGGGGCGAGGACGGGCTCGCCGGCGAGGAGGGCACCTTCCTGCTGTGCAGGGTGTGGCGGTCGCGCCAGCGACCGCCATGGAGGTGCTGACCCGGGGGCGAGCGGGTCGCCTCCGCGGCGGTTGCGGCAGGAGGTCTCAGCGTGCGAGCAGTCGCCGCGCGCGCAGCAGCTCGGCGACCGACCACGCCTGGAACGGACAGCCGGTCGCGTCATGGGGGGCATCCCCATCGGCGGTCTCGGACACCGAGCCGATCCCCCATTCGAGGATGTGGCGCTCGAGCGGTTCCAGGGCGCCGTCCACGGATGTCCCTGTCTTCTGCGCGGCTTCGACGTAGGGCCCGATCAGCCAGGGCCAGACGGTGCCCTGGTGGTAGGCGCCGTCCCGGGTGGGGGGGTCACCGCGGTGACGGCCGATGTAGGCGGGATGGGAGGGGGCGAGACTCCGCAGGCCCAGGGGGGTCAGCAGGTCCCGCTGACAACCCTCGACGACGGTGCGCTCGCGCAG of the Egibacteraceae bacterium genome contains:
- a CDS encoding amylo-alpha-1,6-glucosidase; this translates as MRSPGSSTARGGHPVRHRRGSRRRATGSFRRRFLTGGLLFDVVDGAEGDDASVRPNALLAVSLPHAPLRERTVVEGCQRDLLTPLGLRSLAPSHPAYIGRHRGDPPTRDGAYHQGTVWPWLIGPYVEAAQKTGTSVDGALEPLERHILEWGIGSVSETADGDAPHDATGCPFQAWSVAELLRARRLLAR